One window of the Alligator mississippiensis isolate rAllMis1 chromosome 5, rAllMis1, whole genome shotgun sequence genome contains the following:
- the CTNNB1 gene encoding catenin beta-1 isoform X1, which yields MATQADLMELDMAMEPDRKAAVSHWQQQSYLDSGIHSGATTTAPSLSGKGNPEEEDVDTTQVLYEWEQGFSQSFTQEQVADIDGQYAMTRAQRVRAAMFPETLDEGMQIPSTQFDAAHPTNVQRLAEPSQMLKHAVVNLINYQDDAELATRAIPELTKLLNDEDQVVVNKAAVMVHQLSKKEASRHAIMRSPQMVSAIVRTMQNTNDVETARCTAGTLHNLSHHREGLLAIFKSGGIPALVKMLGSPVDSVLFYAITTLHNLLLHQEGAKMAVRLAGGLQKMVALLNKTNVKFLAITTDCLQILAYGNQESKLIILASGGPQALVNIMRTYTYEKLLWTTSRVLKVLSVCSSNKPAIVEAGGMQALGLHLTDPSQRLVQNCLWTLRNLSDAATKQEGMEGLLGTLVQLLGSDDINVVTCAAGILSNLTCNNYKNKMMVCQVGGIEALVRTVLRAGDREDITEPAICALRHLTSRHQEAEMAQNAVRLHYGLPVVVKLLHPPSHWPLIKATVGLIRNLALCPANHAPLREQGAIPRLVQLLVRAHQDTQRRTSMGGTQQQFVEGVRMEEIVEGCTGALHILARDVHNRIVIRGLNTIPLFVQLLYSPIENIQRVAAGVLCELAQDKEAAEAIEAEGATAPLTELLHSRNEGVATYAAAVLFRMSEDKPQDYKKRLSVELTSSLFRTEPMAWNETADLGIDIGAQGEPLGYRPDDPSYRSFHSGGYGQDALGMDPMMEHEMGGHHPGADYPVDGLPDLGHAQDLMDGLPPGDSNQLAWFDTDL from the exons atggcTACTCAAG CTGACTTGATGGAGTTGGATATGGCAATGGAGCCAGATAGAAAAGCAGCAGTCAGTCACTGGCAGCAACAATCTTATCTGGACTCTGGTATCCATTCTGGTGCCACAACAACTGCTCCCTCTTTGAGCGGCAAAGGGAACCCTGAAGAAGAAGATGTTGATACAACACAAGTTCTGTACGAGTGGGAGCAGGGGTTCTCTCAGTCCTTCACCCAGGAGCAAGTGGCTG ATATTGATGGACAGTACGCAATGACTAGAGCTCAGAGAGTACGTGCTGCTATGTTTCCTGAAACACTGGATGAAGGTATGCAGATCCCATCCACACAGTTTGATGCTGCTCATCCAACTAATGTGCAACGCCTGGCTGAACCATCCCAAATGTTGAAACATGCTGTTGTTAATTTGATAAACTACCAAGATGATGCAGAACTGGCAACTCGTGCCATCCCAGAACTGACCAAACTGTTGAATGATGAGGACCAG gtggtgGTGAATAAGGCTGCAGTTATGGTTCACCAGCTGTCTAAAAAGGAAGCCTCTCGCCATGCCATCATGAGATCTCCTCAAATGGTATCTGCCATTGTGCGTACCATGCAGAATACAAATGATGTGGAAACAGCCCGTTGTACTGCAGGTACACTACACAACCTTTCACATCACCGTGAAGGACTGTTGGCAATCTTCAAATCGGGAGGCATTCCTGCACTAGTGAAAATGCTTGG GTCTCCTGTGGACTCTGTGCTGTTTTATGCCATTACTACTCTGCACAATCTCCTCTTGCATCAAGAAGGTGCCAAGATGGCTGTCCGTCTTGCTGGTGGGCTTCAGAAAATGGTTGCCTTGCTCAACAAGACAAATGTTAAATTCCTGGCCATCACAACAGATTGCCTTCAGATTTTAGCTTATGGGAATCAGGAGAGCAAG CTGATTATTCTGGCCAGTGGTGGACCCCAGGCTCTAGTTAACATTATGAGGACCTACACTTATGAGAAACTACTGTGGACCACAAGTAGAGTGCTGAAGGTGCTATCAGTCTGCTCTAGTAACAAACCTGCTATTGTTGAAGCTG GTGGAATGCAGGCCTTGGGACTTCATCTTACAGATCCAAGCCAGCGTCTTGTCCAGAATTGTCTTTGGACTCTAAGAAATCTTTCAGATGCTGCAACCAAGCAG gAAGGAATGGAAGGCCTTCTAGGAACCCTTGTTCAGCTTTTAGGATCAGATGATATCAATGTTGTAACCTGTGCTGCTGGCATCCTTTCCAACCTTACCTGCAACAATTACAAGAACAAGATGATGGTGTGCCAAGTTGGTGGCATTGAAGCTCTTGTGCGCACTGTACTTCGAGCTGGAGACCGGGAGGATATCACAGAACCTGCTATCTGTGCGCTTCGTCACCTCACCAGCAGACATCAGGAAGCTGAGATGGCTCAAAATGCAGTACGTTTGCACTATGGGCTTCCAGTGGTTGTTAAACTCTTGCATCCACCATCTCATTGGCCTCTAATCAAG GCTACTGTTGGTCTGATCCGCAATCTTGCACTCTGCCCAGCCAATCATGCCCCCTTGCGTGAACAAGGTGCTATTCCACGGCTAGTTCAATTGCTGGTCAGAGCACATCAAGATACCCAGCGTCGTACTTCTATGGGTGGAACACAACAGCAGTTTGTG GAAGGTGTGCGCATGGAAGAAATAGTTGAAGGCTGTACTGGAGCTCTTCATATTCTTGCACGAGATGTTCACAATCGAATTGTAATCAGGGGTCTAAATACCATCCCGCTATTTGTGCAG TTGCTGTATTCTCCCATTGAGAACATCCAGAGAGTAGCTGCAGGAGTACTATGTGAACTGGCTCAAGATAAGGAAGCGGCTGAAGCCATTGAAGCTGAAGGAGCTACTGCTCCTCTAACAGAGTTGCTTCACTCTAGAAACGAGGGTGTTG CAACATATGCAGCAGCAGTGTTGTTCAGAATGTCTGAAGACAAACCACAGGATTATAAGAAACGGCTTTCAGTTGAGTTGACAAGCTCCCTGTTCAGAACTGAACCAATGGCTTGGAATGAG ACTGCAGACCTTGGAATTGATATCGGTGCCCAGGGAGAACCTCTTGGATATCGCCCAGATG
- the CTNNB1 gene encoding catenin beta-1 isoform X2, with protein sequence MELDMAMEPDRKAAVSHWQQQSYLDSGIHSGATTTAPSLSGKGNPEEEDVDTTQVLYEWEQGFSQSFTQEQVADIDGQYAMTRAQRVRAAMFPETLDEGMQIPSTQFDAAHPTNVQRLAEPSQMLKHAVVNLINYQDDAELATRAIPELTKLLNDEDQVVVNKAAVMVHQLSKKEASRHAIMRSPQMVSAIVRTMQNTNDVETARCTAGTLHNLSHHREGLLAIFKSGGIPALVKMLGSPVDSVLFYAITTLHNLLLHQEGAKMAVRLAGGLQKMVALLNKTNVKFLAITTDCLQILAYGNQESKLIILASGGPQALVNIMRTYTYEKLLWTTSRVLKVLSVCSSNKPAIVEAGGMQALGLHLTDPSQRLVQNCLWTLRNLSDAATKQEGMEGLLGTLVQLLGSDDINVVTCAAGILSNLTCNNYKNKMMVCQVGGIEALVRTVLRAGDREDITEPAICALRHLTSRHQEAEMAQNAVRLHYGLPVVVKLLHPPSHWPLIKATVGLIRNLALCPANHAPLREQGAIPRLVQLLVRAHQDTQRRTSMGGTQQQFVEGVRMEEIVEGCTGALHILARDVHNRIVIRGLNTIPLFVQLLYSPIENIQRVAAGVLCELAQDKEAAEAIEAEGATAPLTELLHSRNEGVATYAAAVLFRMSEDKPQDYKKRLSVELTSSLFRTEPMAWNETADLGIDIGAQGEPLGYRPDDPSYRSFHSGGYGQDALGMDPMMEHEMGGHHPGADYPVDGLPDLGHAQDLMDGLPPGDSNQLAWFDTDL encoded by the exons ATGGAGTTGGATATGGCAATGGAGCCAGATAGAAAAGCAGCAGTCAGTCACTGGCAGCAACAATCTTATCTGGACTCTGGTATCCATTCTGGTGCCACAACAACTGCTCCCTCTTTGAGCGGCAAAGGGAACCCTGAAGAAGAAGATGTTGATACAACACAAGTTCTGTACGAGTGGGAGCAGGGGTTCTCTCAGTCCTTCACCCAGGAGCAAGTGGCTG ATATTGATGGACAGTACGCAATGACTAGAGCTCAGAGAGTACGTGCTGCTATGTTTCCTGAAACACTGGATGAAGGTATGCAGATCCCATCCACACAGTTTGATGCTGCTCATCCAACTAATGTGCAACGCCTGGCTGAACCATCCCAAATGTTGAAACATGCTGTTGTTAATTTGATAAACTACCAAGATGATGCAGAACTGGCAACTCGTGCCATCCCAGAACTGACCAAACTGTTGAATGATGAGGACCAG gtggtgGTGAATAAGGCTGCAGTTATGGTTCACCAGCTGTCTAAAAAGGAAGCCTCTCGCCATGCCATCATGAGATCTCCTCAAATGGTATCTGCCATTGTGCGTACCATGCAGAATACAAATGATGTGGAAACAGCCCGTTGTACTGCAGGTACACTACACAACCTTTCACATCACCGTGAAGGACTGTTGGCAATCTTCAAATCGGGAGGCATTCCTGCACTAGTGAAAATGCTTGG GTCTCCTGTGGACTCTGTGCTGTTTTATGCCATTACTACTCTGCACAATCTCCTCTTGCATCAAGAAGGTGCCAAGATGGCTGTCCGTCTTGCTGGTGGGCTTCAGAAAATGGTTGCCTTGCTCAACAAGACAAATGTTAAATTCCTGGCCATCACAACAGATTGCCTTCAGATTTTAGCTTATGGGAATCAGGAGAGCAAG CTGATTATTCTGGCCAGTGGTGGACCCCAGGCTCTAGTTAACATTATGAGGACCTACACTTATGAGAAACTACTGTGGACCACAAGTAGAGTGCTGAAGGTGCTATCAGTCTGCTCTAGTAACAAACCTGCTATTGTTGAAGCTG GTGGAATGCAGGCCTTGGGACTTCATCTTACAGATCCAAGCCAGCGTCTTGTCCAGAATTGTCTTTGGACTCTAAGAAATCTTTCAGATGCTGCAACCAAGCAG gAAGGAATGGAAGGCCTTCTAGGAACCCTTGTTCAGCTTTTAGGATCAGATGATATCAATGTTGTAACCTGTGCTGCTGGCATCCTTTCCAACCTTACCTGCAACAATTACAAGAACAAGATGATGGTGTGCCAAGTTGGTGGCATTGAAGCTCTTGTGCGCACTGTACTTCGAGCTGGAGACCGGGAGGATATCACAGAACCTGCTATCTGTGCGCTTCGTCACCTCACCAGCAGACATCAGGAAGCTGAGATGGCTCAAAATGCAGTACGTTTGCACTATGGGCTTCCAGTGGTTGTTAAACTCTTGCATCCACCATCTCATTGGCCTCTAATCAAG GCTACTGTTGGTCTGATCCGCAATCTTGCACTCTGCCCAGCCAATCATGCCCCCTTGCGTGAACAAGGTGCTATTCCACGGCTAGTTCAATTGCTGGTCAGAGCACATCAAGATACCCAGCGTCGTACTTCTATGGGTGGAACACAACAGCAGTTTGTG GAAGGTGTGCGCATGGAAGAAATAGTTGAAGGCTGTACTGGAGCTCTTCATATTCTTGCACGAGATGTTCACAATCGAATTGTAATCAGGGGTCTAAATACCATCCCGCTATTTGTGCAG TTGCTGTATTCTCCCATTGAGAACATCCAGAGAGTAGCTGCAGGAGTACTATGTGAACTGGCTCAAGATAAGGAAGCGGCTGAAGCCATTGAAGCTGAAGGAGCTACTGCTCCTCTAACAGAGTTGCTTCACTCTAGAAACGAGGGTGTTG CAACATATGCAGCAGCAGTGTTGTTCAGAATGTCTGAAGACAAACCACAGGATTATAAGAAACGGCTTTCAGTTGAGTTGACAAGCTCCCTGTTCAGAACTGAACCAATGGCTTGGAATGAG ACTGCAGACCTTGGAATTGATATCGGTGCCCAGGGAGAACCTCTTGGATATCGCCCAGATG